TCCTTCAGTATCTGTATAACTATTCATCGGCAGCAGTGTAATTTACAGAAggccctgttttgtttttctctggcaGTATGTATTTGTGTCGCTGCTATCCCGTGACAGTGTTTACGATGTGTTGCGGAGAGTCTGCACCCACCTTCAGGTGAGATATCCTCGCATAATGTACACATTGTTCCTTAGCGACAATCATGGTTTTAGGCAAACAGCTTCTTTTATGCATAAAGACCTTCCCCACAATGGCTGTAGGTTGTCAGAGTTGAGTGCTTGGGTAATATCTATTTATGTCCACTAGTGGGTGCTATAATGGCTTTGTTGAATATCTCCCAAGAAATTTAATATATAAGTGGGTTACATAGCAAATGAGTCCTCAGTTTTCATTGGCAATGTATGTATTGATCTTATACTTTTAAAATTAGTAATGCTTGATAGAAGATGTATTGCTTATTGAACATCTTAGTATGGTATTATTTCTGCACTGCCAATGGTTCCAATGTCATGGAAGAATTGCACTTACATTCTGTGAGGGAAGGATTCAGCTTTATCTATAACTCGAGTAAGATTGCAGtactttctttttctccttATATTGCTGTGCATCACAGGTCAATGGAAAAAAGAGCCTCAGCCTAAAGCAGTACACTGAGGAGCCCAGTTCCTTATCTCTGGTAAGCCTTGGACTTTGACTGAGGGAACTGACTGCAATTCATAGCAGAGGAAGCAAATGAGGCAGCAAAATGCCTGCACTCTGTCACACTTCAGCTTCTTCAGCTACTGTTCTGCTATATTTTACAGATCACCATAATAGGATGTGAGTTACAACCTGGCCTTCACCTAGTTGTAATAAAAATCTTTATTACAGTGTTTGAAAAGACATCAGAATAAGCACGTAAAGCCAACAGTTTTAGTGTGACCTTGCTAATAGCTGGCATGTCCCAATAAACTGTTTGGctgattcatttttatttatattataacatGTTGGTTTAGTGAGCAGGTGGCAGTTCCGTATGCACTGCCTCCCTAGCTGTGCCATGTGAGTTTGAttacctccccccccccacgccGTGTCCTCAGGACGAGTTCCCTGTCCCTGACGAGTTCCCGCCAGTCCTCAAGTGGAGGCGGAAACCTTCAACGGCCTCCGTGTCCGCCTCCATGCCCGACCTCCTTGGCAACTCCACCAGCAGCCTGAGTGCCATCGACACCCCCTTCCCCACAGACGAGCCACTGCAAGGTCAGAGTCCGTGGCCACATGCCTTTCCACCCTGAGAATGTACCCACTGTGGGATCCACTACCATATTAAAAACTTATCGTTCAGCCACATATATGATGTCAGCACGCTTTCTAATAATACCCTTCTGTGGGATTCTGTTTGTACAGCTCAAGGTAGAATAGCCCTGTTTTCTGCTGCTTCCCTTCCTTTAATCTAGCAGGTTGCTTAGATAAGACCTGCTTGTTGTTGGCTAAGCATACTGGAAGTTCTCGAATTGCTAAGGCTTTGTCAGCTGCCAGCGATGCTCCCCTGTGAAACCTCAGCTGCCTGTTTCCTGCTCTCTAGAAAGAGCCCTGGAGACCGAGAAGATACTGTTGACAGAGTCTGTTCCTGAACTCGGCCAAATGGAATACCAACTTCTCAAATTCTTCATCTTGCTGTGAGTGGAGGCATGCTGTGATCAGCCACACATTACTGTAACATGACCATGTGCTTTTAGTCCTTCCCCTAAATCACACATGTGACTAAGATCTGTCATTTCCAAGACTTATGCCCCATTTctactggcttaagcgtccacACGCATCcaggttttgtggacggttaactatctgctgccagacgtctGTAACGCCCACCAAGGAAATACTTTTCTTTCAGAAGCGGaggtgtgtgcttgacttgtagtagacagggaagagatcagatacatgaTGTAAAATAAATTCTTATATCTGTTAGAAGAGTACTCATGCTCATGCTCCTCCCCAATACTGCCATCTGCTGTACAGactttaaaatacttaaactTTAAACATTGATGTCTGTTCCCTTTAATCATATCATGAATATGTAATTATACACACACCAGAAAGCTGACCATCTTATTCTCAgcagtttctttttattttattacttattCAAAATgagaattaaatgtattcaataaGATGCATGCTCATCAGCCAACATGTAGCTGTTTTTCCATcagtctctctcctctcctcacaGCATCATTCTGCTCATTGTGTCGTCCTGCTACCTTGCATTCCGAGTGTCCAGTCTGGAGCAGCAGCTCTCCTTCTTAAACACAAACCCTGTCCTGCCTGTGACAGAGAGGTCAGTGCCTCCTCCCACCCCCTGTCTCCCATAAGGGTGGTTCCTTTATAATGgctttgatgtttttattttagttcaaaGTCAGAGTAAACACTTTGAACCAAAAGGGGTCTGTGTCTACATGAAGGAGCAAAGAAGGATGAGGAACAATGCCCTGCATCTCATGGGAATTTCATTAGATGCCGGTATCCAAACATACTGTGCCTCTGTTTCGATTTGATCCTGAGAGTAACTGAGTGTTTAAGTCTTGTTCATTTGCAATATTGTCTGTCTGAGGCCAAACGTGGGTGTGCACATCAGTCAAGTGTTCATACACATTCATCAATTCAGaatgtttgaatgtttttttttttgctaaaatatatagttaaaataatacaatactgtCAGTGGGTCTGTTTTTATGAGTGTGGTAAAGTAATCAAAATAAGAATATTGCTGTCTAATAGAAAGGAGCCTGCTGTAGATTTTGTGCCAACATCGCTGTTTCTTTAATCACAGGTAACCCCCGCTCTGGGCAGTGTCAACATCTGATGGGGTGCACATTTCCAGGACATTCCCGTCTGCCACTGCTTGATGACAACAAAAACAGacttgatatttatttaaactttttcaGTGTATGAAGTCTTGATAGAACCcagctatttattttaaaacaaaaacaagttaaaATTAGTTTATAAAAACAGCTGCTGAGTAAAAATGGAACACatacaataataatgcaatttaaTTTCTGTCCTGGACATGAagcaatgttctccgggcagcAGCACAAACCAACATGGACTGCTCAGTCTAAACTGCTTTAGATGGTCAGATGTTGAATAACAAACCAGAATAGGACTAACTGAGTGAAGAGGCCCACACTCTTCTGAAGACCGTGAAGATTCCCGTTTTTGAAAAGCACCAACGCCCTCAATTTATGTACTTTATGCCGTCTCACCTCCCAAAGGCACTGTACAGTTTTGAGAAATTCTCATCCATCATTTCAACCACAGTTTCAGAAGAGGTGACCTTTTGAGTACTGCAAGAAGCTCTGCATCTCAGGATACCACTCAGAGTCTGACCTCTATTTTAACACCACGGCAGCAGAAGAATGTTGCAATGTCAGCTACCGGTCTAGTCTTCTGttcgaatacctgcagctttgGAGATGGAGAGGCATGAGGTCAACTTCTAGGAAACCCATAAAGTAGAGTGAGTAGTGATCACTCCAATGCCATTCCTGCTGTCCTGGACCTTGATTAATTCCTATCCACTACAACCCTATACCTCACACTTGGGGTCAGTGGGGGAAAGCTGTCTGAAGCGGTTCAGGTCTTCACAACAAATCTCATTGTAATGGTCGTTTGGGAGATAGCTCCTAAACTGACACGTTTGGCCTGAACATCATTTGATTGATCAGTACATGGCTTCTTTACttgtaaatcacaaaataatgaaCCTCATGTGAATTGGTAGTAGGGGGTCAGCTCTTGCTATCTCAGAAGGAGATGCACAGATTGCTTGTGTATTTTATAGGAGAAAATATGACCGCAGATATTAAATGACTGAAGTCTATTCATGAGTAACCTCAGGAGTTACCTTTGATAAGTGCATGAATGCTCTTAGTTGAAGAGCAAACCATCTCCATACTACAGATGTGTCTACTGTGTAGCAATTAGAGAACTTGTTGCATGGGATTTATAGATCTCATCAATGCCTATAGGAAAAATCTActacaataattgtatttactaCAATTTTCATTGTACTTTTGCTGTCCTCACACCAAAGCAGAGTACCTTGCAGGAGCCCGCCACACTAGACCATCACTGGAAATGTTTTATGTGACTTCAGTCTAGCCTGTAGAATTACTGTTACATACAACATGTATTCACAGCATTACTTCTCCAAGTATTTAATAGGGATCTGTAATGCAAACAATTGACTGAATTAGGAAATAATTTCAAGTAATACAAATTCAAGAACAAATTGTAATGAAACCACATTGTTAGGCTTCATAGAGGCTCCTCAGACAGCTTATGAGTAACTATAAATGTGGCCATTACTGTCACAGTAATGTGCTGTGAGAAGGTAAATGTGTAGTGGTTTACACACAATTTCAAAGTCAAGCATTTCAGTCTGCATGTGCTGGTACTGACAGATGGAGTTATGAAGTGATTCTGAAATCAAAGTTGTACATCTAGAGCACATGAGATATGAAACGAGTGAAATGTACAGTGTGCTTTTTAACGATGTCTGTATGTATTTGCGTGCAATTTTGTATTGGATGTAGGAGGCACTTTTTTGCTGGGGATCAAGGTGGAGTTCACTTGGCTTTTTGTAGTCGGACAATTTTTTAAGCAGTATGATTGTAGAATTATACTTTGACTACAGCAGTTTGACTGTAAAACAATAGTGACTAATAAACAGCCTTTTTATCCTGGTGTGAATGAGTCTTCTGAATCTTGTATCTTTCTCTTGTGAATGGCATAAAACCTGACATAACTGCAGTGCATGAAATGAAGGGGATGAGAGCTCAGGATGTTTCACACAAAAATCAATACACCCGGCCACTGGCTGCCAGAATGAAGTTGTTTTTCACGCATATGTGTGTCAGACAACGCCTTGTATGGTCAGGACAAGTCGAGCCGCTTTCCATAAGCAGTTATGTTAGCAGTTCAGAGCTAGGCAGCACTGCCTTCTGCTCCTCCACCCAGTCTCTACTTGTCTCCCATGGATTGTTTTTCCCACCTTACACGCCCCCTTGTGTTCATTTCCATTATGTTTTACTTAAACCCCCCATGGACTACCATAAGACAATAATCAATCACTTCAATCTCCCTTTCATTCTCTTTACATATGTATATCCTATTTAGTATCACCATATACATGTAACATATCAAGTAGATAAAAACACAAGCAATATTTAATCGCAGAGAACGTGCTAGCCCTGGCAATTGTAAACTGACATAAAACCAAGACAAATAACAAGAGAAATATCATTCACAGTGGTAAGGTAGGTTctgggatttgtttttttacttttgtttgagCTAATTGCATTATGCTGTATGGGCTGTAAAAGTGAGAGATCGGTctatcattgtgtgtgtgtcttcaaTTGATTCAGTGGTGAAGGGGGAAGCTAAATGGCCAGTCGTTTAATGAAAAGGGTGTATAATTGTCCAGACTGTTCACACTTGGTCATAGAAATCCTCTCCCTGAAGTAATTGAGCTTGCTCTGAATTCCATGAATGGTTGTCTAACTGTCTGGCTTCGCTAACTGTTGTTAATTCTTTATTTAGACACAAGGTAAAACTGTGTTTTCCCTTCCCATTCACCTTGGAAATGGAAACCTACCATTTCTAAACAACATAGCTGACAGAGGAACTTTAATTAGATTTAATTTAGTTAAATTACAATTAGTTTTCTCActgaaaattcaaataaatgcagttttgaaagcatatatcATCCTAAAGCTAACTTTGGTCAACCAAAAAATAAAGTGAATAATAGTTTAACAGAATGCAGTCAAGTGTTGtatcattattttcttaattcacGTTTGCCTAAAGATACTTCAGAGTATATGTACCAATTAGATTTCTCcatttaagttatttaaaaaatatattttaaaatattgattcAAGAATGTATCATTAATTTAGGAAACACTTTGATTTTGTTCTCTTGTAAAACACTGTATAATTGTACAGTGAAGTTCTAATCTCACTGTTATAGCAGCCTCCTATAATCTCAGATCCCAGAAGAACTTCCAAAATGCCAGCCAAGAAACATTGAGAACAGTGCAGTTTCTGAAGAGATATCAGAAAACATGTTTAAGTGAAGCTGGTATTAATTAAAGAAGGatgttaacaaacaaaaaacatttcaataacaATAACTTGAATGGGTTTGTTCTGATTAGATTTTTCTACACTCAACAGGCAAGGTTGATGTAAGAGTTTTCATAATGCATCTTCTACACCTTGTGCTTAAAAATATGTGTCATTACTGTTACTCAGTACTGCTTGGCTAGTGAGACGTCACTGTTTCCCCATCTGTTCTTTTTTTAGGACAAGTAAGCACTAATTAGATGTAATGGTCTGTGGCTGGTGTTTGGGTGTGGGCGTGGCAGCTGCTGGTGGAATGTCATGGTGAACTGGTTTAGCATTTCTGATGACTAAATCTGGGGGTGATGTGGTGCACAGAACTCCTACAGATGCCCTCATGGGACAGAAATCATAGGAGTTTACAAGGTGGTTTCTCTGTGCTTTGTGTAGTCTTGCACCGAATAAGGCGTTTCTTTAGGAACCTACATATTGTTTTAACAAAAATGAAGTCATGTTGTCCATGAAGCAAATGAGACTCGGCACAAGATCAAAACAAAACTTCATAGAAAATTACCCTTGCAATGAACTCTGAACCCTGACCTTTTTAGATTTTTATACTGAGAAGATCTGAAAAAAACTTGGCTGaattaacagagagagagattgaataCTGCTCTGtacctctctgtgtctgtgttcattAGAGACTTGTATCtgtatattgttttcttttcctgatATCCACTGTTGGTGGTCACTTTGGTTGTGTGGGTGACAACTATTAGCACTGAGACCAATGTGAGGTTAGATGACATTGATGACTTGCTACTTTTTGTTTATAAAAGGAACACAAACCTTGTCTAGTATAACCTGAGACATCTGAGCCTGGGCTGGTGCAGGATCACTCCTGATTTACgtgattgttattatttcattttttgttaccTAACAGTAGTCCTTCttatgcatgtttttatttagtcaGAACTGGCACAACAACCTCTGCTTGTGTAGAAGAACCTAAAGGGCAAATGACTGCACTCTGACGGTCTACCCGACCCCAGAAGCTCCTGGTCATAAATAATAGGAACCTCATCCTGAGGAAATGTCCTGCAGTATAAATAGTTCAGGGCTTTGGAGTAAATTCCAGGAGCCCACAGGGGGATAAACAAGCCTTTGTAGTTGAACCTGTGAGGACATGGCCACAATAGTGATTCTCCCAATCCCACCCATTGTCGTCTGCAAAACAATACCCATTACGTCAGCTCTCGGGAATTATAAACATAAGgtggtttcttttctttaaacaaatgttattttggACTTTGGCACATTATTGTTTGAAAGAGGCGTTCGTAATATGATTGAATAGATATTCTGAGGTCCTGAGAGGAATTGCTCTGGAATATGACACGCAATAGTCTTACAGAAAAAAGAAACGAAAATgtcagataaagagtattatataaacaatatgtgttaTACAAGAGACTATTTTGGTCAATTACGAAACCagtgaaaaatatatagtagCCTATTATAAAGATGGATTATATATGGTTTATAATCGGCATTACATTTTCAGGATCTAAGAGGAACTAATCAACAATTTTTCTAACCCTTTTGAATATTTACTGTGGTATACTATGCATATATTTTGTGACAAACTTTAAGTTGTCCTTGCCATCAACacagaaataagtaaataatggAATAGGCACAATAATGTGTAGTAAAAGTATTCTGGCACCTGGGAAGGCATggtaaaccataaaacaaatagGAAATTTCAGCAAGTATAAGCCTGATGGGAGTCATGGGAAAAGCATGAATATACAGTAGAGTGTAATGTGTGCCAATGTACTgaagaaaatgaatgtattataaGGTTACAGAAAAGAGCCGGGCCAAAGTCCTTCTGTTAAACCAAACCCTCTCATATTTTGCTGTCATTGACAATTTCAGCATTTCTCCCCTACTGGAATCTAGTAAGACACTGAGCTGTGATAAGATTTGTGGCCACTGGGAGGAGATGGTGTGTTTCGATGCATAAGAAACACATTCTGTAGACTTGCAATAGCTGTTATCATTCTGTCGAGATTAAATGACCATAACATCAAATGCGTTCTATTTGTACTACTGGGGTGAACGACTAActgatttttctgtttttaaattattaaattagctGAACAGGGTGTTTaattttaacatgcaaatacaagGCGGTAAATGttttgaagtcatatatgttgTCTGAAAATGTTCACATTAAGAGCAACCTTCAGGCAGGTAGTGATGGGAGACTTGCTATGTCTTCCTGAACATGGTTAGCTGTTCCCAAGAGGCAGGGAGTGAGTTGCAATTTCAGTTCTCTGGGCCAAAGCAGTTTTGACTTCACGACCCCTAGATGACTGCGGTACAACTTAGCGTGATTATTACCCACAGTGAGGGTCTGTGTTTCATCTAATTTGCTTCAGGCTGGTTGTCATGTTTGTTCTGCGATCAAGTGATAATTAAGAAGAGTCTCTTCCTGCTGCAGTGGGATCTTCGTTATTGTACAGAGGTGCACCTGGTCCTTAGGTTAATTAGGTCCTGCCCTTATAGTCTCTCAGCAATGTGAGGAATGCTCATAATTGCCTTAATAATGACATCGGGTTCCCAGGTAGCTAAGCTCTAGCTGATGGCTTAAGTTTCAGTGAGGAGGTGCAGTCTAGCTCAGTTGTTACCTCTGTAGTGGCCAGTCAATATAAAATGGGAGTTCAAAAGGGAGCAGCTGCACAAAGTTCCTGATTCTTCTAggctttttaatttgtattcatttatttggtcCTACCTGAATCCACAAAGGGAAGCACTGATGTAGTACACAAAGCACCACCCTTTCCGTACAGATCTCTCCTCTACTACCCAGACGCATAACGGCTTcaaggtggtgtgactgcaggCCTAGCTTTAATCAGGACCAATTTTGATGTAATTATCCAAATTAAAGTCTCTAGTTGAAAACCTCTTTAAGACCGCAAGATGATTTCCACAGCCTCTGCATGTGTACCTGATCAAAGTCATATCCGAAGCCGGATAAATGATGCCAAGGAAGCCACTATATATGGTTGATTCACACTGCATTAGTACTTGGCCATTAAAACGTTGGCTTTTCtttcactgaaaaagaaaaatgtgaatCTGGCAAACATGACATTTCAAGATAATTATGTGTATTGATGGAATTTAAAATAGTTATGATTGGGTCAACAGCCAACAGACGTTACTCCTACAACCCTCTATTGTTAATGTGCCTagtctgatttgttttgttttgttcagaccGGCGGTTTACTGAGATTCCTGGTGGCCGCAAACAGTCCAGGTTTTTATTTCAACCAGATTTCCTTCATTGtaagttattgtttttattaaagtcCATAAATACTCATTGTTACATACCTCTGACTCTGGTAGTCAGTCTGTTTAACTCATGATAAAGAGGagcattattgttttttatgtatttattttacaaacaacaTTCTAGACCTCCTGATAAATCAGAATCCTAGACTGTTTATAGCCCCTAGGGTGGAAGCAGGGAAACACTGGTTTGAATCACGGTTTTCTCCAGTGTGGTCACTGTTGCTTACATTCCCTACCAACCCTTCTGACCAGCTTTCTCCATTATGTAAGACAAAAAGCTCTGTGTGACGCTGAAACTGCAATTCAAGGCTACCAagagattaaacaaatatgCAGCTGTTTCAGACAGTTATACTTATGTAGTGTATGTCCTTCTCAAGACGTGTCTTGTCGTTTGTGAGCAATTTTCATTTTTTGCTTTTCACCTGTGGCTGGCAGACCGTCTCTCATGGCATCTCGCAGCTTCAGCACACAGGGAGTACAGTCGACACGCAGCGTCTTCGTTTGTTCAAGCACTTGTACATTCCAGGCCGATGGCTAATAAGTTGAAGGGCTCCAGGGAAAGTCTTTattacctcctcctcctctggggGTGTGGGGGCATGACGAAGGAGTGCAGAGCAAGTGGAGGGCATCCAAAGACAGGCAGGAGGTCACTGAGCCGAATGAGAGCAGCCAAGAGCCCCAAAAACAGATCACCTAACCAAAAGGGAACAACCCATTATGCTTTATTGAGGTGTCTCACTCCAAAGCTATCAATTTTTTTAAGGTAAGTGTAATAACGCTAAAACACTTCTAGTAGCAAtaatctaaacaaacaaaccagaaaaaaaacttttctgaGCTCCTgagaggatactgtatttcaaaTGACTTTAACACAACACCAGAACAGCCAAGCTCGAAATCCATCCCCCACCTCTACCCCAAAACCCTCCCAGCCcgcacactgaaacacacaaccaCCCAGTGTGAGAGACATATTTGTAGCAGATTTACCTTAAATCTCTGcagaattatataaaaaacaacaacagtgtgCTCTAAAGAATTTGCTTTGACATGAACATGACTTTACGATCAATAGACACATAAATATTATAACGTGTAAGTTAGGCCCTAAACTTGTCAAGGTTGGAGGAGAAGCTCACTCACTATTCAGGGCTTCACAAATTTAATCTGAACACAATCAAATCAAGGGAGAT
The genomic region above belongs to Amia ocellicauda isolate fAmiCal2 chromosome 4, fAmiCal2.hap1, whole genome shotgun sequence and contains:
- the gramd2aa gene encoding GRAM domain-containing protein 2A isoform X2; this encodes MTENQELSEDLGLLPPSNVAESTKEDESQSQPHCRVQVIDSLPYEDVKKCYRGSTVNKYNSQYHKLFQSVPMEEVLMKVYSCALLRDILLQGRLYISKNWLCFYANLFGKDIKVAIPVVSVRLVKKHRTAGLVPNGLAITTDAGQKYVFVSLLSRDSVYDVLRRVCTHLQVNGKKSLSLKQYTEEPSSLSLDEFPVPDEFPPVLKWRRKPSTASVSASMPDLLGNSTSSLSAIDTPFPTDEPLQERALETEKILLTESVPELGQMEYQLLKFFILLIILLIVSSCYLAFRVSSLEQQLSFLNTNPVLPVTER